A window from Enterocloster bolteae encodes these proteins:
- a CDS encoding patatin-like phospholipase family protein, protein MDIIKLQLDLSKEYGIVLEGGGAKGAYQIGAWRALREAGIRIKGAAGTSVGALNGALICMDDFEKAERIWENISYSRVMDVDDELMERLTKFSLKNISSLAPLNVGELIAGAIRVLRDGGFDIAPLRALIEDVVDEEKIRNSDRELYVVTYSISDRHPLIADVKEAPEGGIADLLMASAYLLGFRQERLGGKYYMDGGGINNVPVDVLLDRGYRDVIVLRIYGYGVDTEKKLEVPEGATLYHVAPRRDLGGLLEFDRRRARRNMLLGYFDGKRMLYGLAGRVYYIDAPEGEPYYFDKMISEIQSLLSYMEPELQEAGEAKHGREEQKDPLAGYRVYTEQVFPRLAKELKLKEGWDYKELYLSILEDLAKQYRISRFKIYTVEELLRLIHKKAGAAALKAMIPILDSSTQV, encoded by the coding sequence GTGGACATCATTAAGCTGCAGCTGGATTTGAGTAAGGAATATGGAATTGTCCTGGAGGGCGGAGGGGCAAAAGGCGCTTATCAGATAGGCGCCTGGCGCGCCCTCAGGGAAGCGGGCATCAGGATAAAGGGCGCCGCGGGTACTTCGGTGGGCGCCTTGAACGGTGCCCTTATTTGCATGGATGATTTTGAAAAGGCAGAGCGCATCTGGGAGAATATCAGTTACTCCAGGGTCATGGATGTGGATGATGAACTTATGGAACGTCTGACAAAATTCAGCCTTAAGAATATTTCCAGTCTGGCGCCCCTTAATGTGGGGGAACTCATAGCCGGGGCCATACGGGTTCTGAGGGACGGCGGCTTTGATATTGCTCCCCTCAGGGCTTTGATTGAGGATGTGGTGGACGAGGAAAAGATACGAAATTCTGACAGGGAGCTCTATGTGGTAACCTACTCCATTTCTGACCGGCATCCCCTTATTGCCGATGTGAAGGAGGCTCCTGAGGGAGGAATAGCGGACCTGCTTATGGCCAGCGCCTATCTGCTCGGCTTCCGTCAGGAGCGGCTGGGCGGCAAGTATTATATGGACGGCGGCGGAATTAATAATGTGCCGGTGGATGTGCTTCTGGACAGAGGTTACAGGGACGTGATTGTCCTGCGGATATATGGTTACGGTGTAGACACGGAAAAGAAGCTGGAGGTGCCGGAAGGAGCAACCCTGTACCATGTGGCGCCGAGGAGGGATTTGGGCGGCCTTCTGGAGTTTGACAGACGCCGGGCGAGAAGAAACATGCTGCTGGGGTATTTCGACGGAAAACGTATGCTTTATGGCCTGGCGGGACGTGTCTATTATATTGATGCGCCGGAAGGCGAGCCTTACTATTTTGATAAAATGATATCGGAGATACAGAGCCTCCTTTCTTACATGGAACCGGAGCTGCAGGAGGCAGGAGAGGCAAAGCACGGGCGGGAGGAACAGAAGGACCCCCTTGCGGGCTACCGTGTTTATACAGAGCAGGTATTTCCCCGGCTGGCAAAGGAACTGAAACTGAAGGAGGGATGGGACTATAAGGAGTTGTACCTGTCCATACTGGAGGATTTGGCAAAACAATACCGTATAAGCCGTTTTAAAATTTATACAGTGGAGGAACTGCTGCGCCTGATTCATAAAAAAGCTGGTGCCGCTGCATTAAAAGCCATGATTCCCATACTTGACAGCAGCACGCAGGTGTAG
- a CDS encoding NAD(+) synthase translates to MKDGFLRVAAATPKVRVADPQYNAQQIMDLIGQGYSRGVKLMVFPELCLTAYTCADLFGQKALLRRAKEELGRIVRFTDGKDILVFLGLPWERDGKLYNAAAAIQKGRLIGVVPKRNLPNYSEFYEARNFCPGNERPVMTCWNGEKVPMGTNLLFRCNTMPELTVAAEICEDVWVPCPPSIRHALAGATVVVNCSASDETTGKDMYRHDLICSQSARLVCGYVYANAGEGESTQDLVFGGQNIIAENGTCLVESRRFINESICADMDLERLDSERRRMSTFPDPAAAREEGGYLTVEFSFDAVSEDSAGSQDTQTHGSTQPGGDVLRYVDPAPFVPRDERQRNRRCEEILSIQAMGLKKRLEHTGCHEAVIGLSGGLDSTLALLVTVRAFDSLRIPRSGIHCITMPCFGTTDRTYNNACTLAGKVGAKLREINIREAVTRHFEDIGHDMDKHDVTYENSQARERTQVLMDIANEVGGLVIGTGDMSELALGWATYNGDHMSMYGVNGSVPKTLVRHLVRYYADTCNEKELADVLLDVLDTPVSPELLPPEDGQISQKTEDLVGPYELHDFYLYYILRYGYAPSKIYRLAIQAFKSQYDRETILKWLNVFYRRFFSQQFKRSCLPDGPKVGSVAVSPRGDLRMPSDASGRVWLEELEGIK, encoded by the coding sequence ATGAAAGATGGATTTTTAAGGGTAGCAGCTGCCACGCCAAAGGTCAGGGTGGCTGACCCACAATATAACGCACAGCAGATTATGGACTTGATTGGTCAGGGATACAGCAGGGGAGTGAAGCTTATGGTGTTTCCGGAGCTTTGCCTTACCGCGTATACATGTGCGGACCTGTTTGGTCAGAAGGCCCTGCTGAGAAGGGCGAAGGAAGAGCTGGGCCGTATTGTCCGGTTTACGGACGGAAAGGACATCCTGGTGTTTTTGGGGCTTCCCTGGGAGCGGGACGGGAAGCTCTACAATGCAGCGGCAGCCATCCAAAAGGGCAGACTTATAGGCGTAGTGCCCAAGCGGAACCTGCCTAATTATTCGGAGTTTTATGAGGCCAGGAATTTTTGCCCGGGCAATGAACGGCCGGTGATGACCTGCTGGAACGGAGAGAAGGTCCCAATGGGCACCAACCTTTTATTCAGGTGCAATACCATGCCGGAACTTACGGTGGCAGCTGAAATATGCGAGGACGTGTGGGTGCCATGCCCGCCCAGCATCAGACATGCCCTGGCCGGGGCCACGGTGGTGGTAAACTGCTCTGCCAGCGATGAGACCACAGGCAAGGACATGTACCGCCATGATCTGATATGCAGCCAGTCAGCCAGGCTGGTGTGCGGGTATGTCTATGCCAATGCGGGGGAGGGGGAATCCACCCAGGATTTGGTGTTTGGCGGCCAGAATATTATAGCTGAAAACGGGACCTGTCTGGTGGAGTCCAGACGGTTTATCAACGAGAGCATATGTGCTGATATGGATTTGGAACGCCTGGACAGTGAGCGCAGGCGCATGAGCACATTCCCGGACCCGGCAGCAGCCAGGGAGGAAGGCGGGTATCTGACCGTGGAGTTCAGCTTTGATGCGGTTTCGGAGGACAGCGCAGGGAGTCAGGATACCCAGACCCATGGTTCCACGCAGCCGGGCGGTGATGTGCTCCGGTACGTGGACCCGGCTCCCTTTGTGCCCAGGGATGAGAGACAGAGAAACAGGCGGTGTGAGGAGATACTATCCATTCAGGCCATGGGTCTTAAGAAGCGTCTGGAGCACACGGGATGCCATGAAGCAGTGATAGGACTGTCGGGAGGGCTTGACTCCACGCTGGCTCTGCTGGTAACTGTGAGGGCTTTTGACAGCCTCAGGATCCCCAGGTCCGGCATACATTGCATAACCATGCCCTGCTTCGGGACCACAGACAGGACTTATAATAATGCCTGCACCCTGGCCGGAAAGGTGGGGGCAAAACTCCGCGAAATTAATATCAGGGAGGCGGTGACACGCCATTTTGAAGATATCGGCCATGATATGGACAAACATGATGTGACCTATGAGAACAGCCAGGCCAGAGAAAGAACCCAGGTTCTCATGGATATCGCCAATGAGGTGGGAGGCCTGGTAATCGGGACCGGAGACATGTCGGAGCTTGCCCTGGGATGGGCTACCTATAACGGCGACCACATGTCCATGTATGGTGTCAATGGGTCGGTTCCCAAGACCCTGGTCCGTCATCTGGTCCGCTACTATGCGGATACATGCAATGAAAAGGAGCTGGCGGATGTGCTCCTTGATGTGCTGGATACACCTGTGAGTCCTGAACTTCTGCCCCCGGAGGACGGCCAGATTTCACAGAAAACAGAGGATTTGGTGGGGCCTTATGAGCTTCATGACTTTTATCTTTACTATATACTCAGATACGGATATGCCCCGTCCAAGATTTACCGTCTGGCAATCCAGGCGTTTAAGTCTCAGTATGACAGGGAGACGATCCTTAAATGGCTGAACGTGTTCTACAGACGTTTCTTCAGCCAGCAGTTTAAGCGTTCCTGCCTTCCGGACGGGCCTAAGGTGGGTTCTGTGGCGGTTTCCCCCAGAGGGGATTTGAGGATGCCCAGCGACGCATCGGGCAGGGTGTGGCTGGAGGAACTGGAAGGCATCAAATAA
- a CDS encoding desulfoferrodoxin family protein codes for MKNEPVFLTDKNHNIVLEALSPAPNAALPDSCKPFEILDPAATEGAAEKHLPVVEQDGLHVTVKVGNIFHPMGQEHSIGWVCLVTKAGCVMRVPLTPDCEPVASFTLEEGDAPAAAYAYCNLHGLWKKSI; via the coding sequence ATGAAGAATGAACCGGTATTCCTGACTGACAAAAACCACAATATCGTATTGGAGGCCCTTTCACCGGCTCCCAATGCAGCTCTCCCTGATTCCTGCAAACCCTTTGAAATCCTGGACCCAGCAGCCACTGAGGGCGCAGCGGAAAAACATCTTCCGGTAGTGGAACAGGACGGACTCCATGTAACAGTCAAGGTTGGAAACATTTTCCATCCCATGGGTCAGGAACACAGCATCGGATGGGTGTGCCTTGTGACAAAAGCCGGCTGTGTCATGCGTGTTCCCCTGACCCCTGACTGCGAACCAGTGGCATCCTTCACCCTGGAAGAAGGGGACGCTCCTGCTGCTGCTTACGCTTACTGTAATCTTCACGGACTGTGGAAAAAATCAATCTGA
- a CDS encoding NfeD family protein: MLSVGWLVSFLIFLGVELAFGCLTSLWFAAGAIGGFAAALAGLPMEAQLAVFVAVSFLTLILIRPLAFILGRRERAGGHH; encoded by the coding sequence ATGTTATCAGTTGGATGGCTTGTATCATTTTTGATTTTTCTGGGAGTGGAGCTGGCTTTCGGATGTCTGACTTCCCTGTGGTTTGCCGCAGGGGCCATAGGCGGATTTGCGGCAGCTCTGGCAGGGCTGCCCATGGAGGCGCAGCTGGCAGTGTTCGTGGCCGTATCATTCCTCACGCTTATTCTTATACGTCCTTTGGCATTTATTCTGGGCAGACGGGAAAGGGCAGGTGGACATCATTAA
- a CDS encoding RrF2 family transcriptional regulator, which yields MLVSTKGRYALRTMVDLAIHGDGEPVKIKDIANRQGISGKYLEQIISILSRAGFVRSIRGNQGGYYLARPSSDYTVGSILRITEGSLAPVDCLSGDKNPCTRQMDCVTLRLWRELDEAISGVVDKYTLEDLVQWQKSMKDNYVI from the coding sequence ATGCTAGTATCGACAAAAGGCCGTTATGCTCTCCGCACCATGGTGGATTTAGCCATCCACGGAGACGGCGAGCCCGTTAAAATAAAAGACATAGCCAACCGGCAGGGGATATCCGGTAAATATCTGGAGCAGATTATCTCTATCTTATCCAGAGCCGGATTTGTGCGCAGCATCAGGGGAAATCAGGGGGGTTATTATCTGGCCAGACCGTCATCGGACTATACGGTGGGTTCCATTTTGAGAATCACAGAGGGAAGCCTGGCTCCGGTGGACTGCTTAAGCGGAGATAAAAACCCCTGTACCAGGCAGATGGACTGTGTGACCCTGCGTCTGTGGCGCGAGCTGGATGAGGCCATCAGCGGAGTGGTGGATAAATATACGCTGGAGGATTTGGTACAGTGGCAAAAAAGCATGAAGGATAATTATGTGATATGA
- a CDS encoding spore germination protein: protein MEFSQNLKDNITYLHKKLNVETNFDVVYRVVHIGGREACLYFIDGFTKDESLLKILQVFSTIKPEDMPKDAHGFSKQYVPYGEIGLLSNDQDMTVQLLSGVSCLFIDGYDKCITIDCRTYPSRGVSEPEKDKVMRGSRDGFVETLIFNTALIRRRIRDPRLTVEITSAGESSHTDIAICYMENRVDKQLLDKIKKRIQNLKVDALTMNQESLAECLFPYKWFNPFPKFKFSERPDTAAASILEGNIIILVDNSPSAMILPSSVFDIIEEADDYYFPPITGTYLRLSRMTISLLSLLLTPTWLLFMQNTELIPDWLAFIRLSDPLNVPLIWQLLILEFAIDGLRLAAVNTPNMLTTPLSVIAGIVLGEYAVKSGWFNSETMLYMAFVTIANYSQASFELGYAMKFMRIIILILTSILNIWGFVIGIILSACAIIFNRTIAGKSYIYPLIPFSLSELKKRFLRGRLPHTEK, encoded by the coding sequence ATGGAATTTTCCCAAAATTTAAAAGACAACATTACTTACCTTCACAAGAAGCTGAATGTAGAGACGAATTTTGACGTGGTTTACCGCGTAGTCCACATCGGCGGCCGGGAAGCATGTCTTTATTTCATAGATGGTTTTACAAAGGATGAATCCCTGTTGAAAATTCTGCAGGTGTTCTCCACCATCAAACCGGAGGATATGCCAAAGGACGCCCACGGCTTCTCCAAACAGTATGTTCCATACGGAGAGATCGGACTGCTTTCCAATGACCAGGATATGACCGTCCAGCTGCTGTCCGGTGTATCCTGCCTCTTTATTGACGGTTATGATAAATGTATTACGATTGACTGCCGCACCTATCCTTCCCGCGGTGTCAGCGAACCGGAAAAGGATAAAGTCATGCGGGGCTCCAGAGATGGCTTTGTGGAAACCCTGATTTTTAATACGGCCCTGATTCGGCGGAGAATCCGCGATCCCAGGCTTACCGTGGAAATAACATCTGCCGGAGAGAGCTCCCACACTGACATTGCCATCTGTTATATGGAAAACAGGGTTGATAAGCAGCTCCTGGATAAAATCAAGAAACGGATTCAGAATCTGAAGGTAGATGCGCTGACCATGAATCAGGAAAGCCTGGCAGAGTGTCTCTTTCCCTATAAATGGTTCAATCCATTCCCGAAATTTAAATTTTCAGAACGGCCGGACACAGCTGCCGCTTCAATTTTGGAAGGAAATATCATCATCCTGGTAGACAACTCTCCTTCTGCCATGATACTTCCCTCCTCTGTCTTTGATATCATTGAGGAGGCAGATGATTACTACTTTCCTCCTATTACAGGCACTTACCTCCGTCTGTCCAGGATGACCATATCCCTGCTGTCCCTGCTTCTAACCCCTACATGGCTTCTGTTCATGCAGAATACGGAGCTCATACCGGACTGGCTGGCATTTATCCGGCTTTCGGACCCGCTTAATGTGCCTTTAATCTGGCAGCTTCTCATACTGGAATTTGCCATTGACGGCCTGCGGCTGGCGGCTGTCAATACCCCCAATATGCTGACCACCCCCCTCAGTGTGATTGCCGGTATTGTTCTGGGCGAATATGCAGTAAAATCAGGTTGGTTCAACAGTGAGACCATGCTCTACATGGCCTTTGTTACCATTGCCAATTATTCCCAGGCCAGCTTTGAATTAGGATATGCCATGAAATTCATGCGTATCATCATATTAATACTGACATCCATCCTGAATATATGGGGATTTGTCATCGGAATCATCCTGTCCGCCTGTGCCATCATATTCAACAGAACCATTGCCGGAAAGAGCTATATTTATCCTCTGATTCCATTTAGCCTCTCAGAATTAAAAAAGCGTTTTCTCAGGGGACGGCTGCCTCATACAGAGAAATAA
- a CDS encoding ThiF family adenylyltransferase — MINEFSRTEMLIGTEGMNKLKNSTVAVFGVGGVGSHAAEALARCGVGRLILVDNDTVSLTNINRQSIALHSTMGQFKTRVMKDKIADICPGTQVITFEEFVLPDNIESLFERMKHQMGQGSSVDYILDAIDTVTAKLALAGFAASHAVPVIASMGTGNKLHPELFRISDISQTSVCPLCKVMRRELKARNIRELKVCWSPEQPLTPGQTAEDTGCRRATPGSISFVPPVAGLVIAGEIIRDICGLA, encoded by the coding sequence ATGATAAATGAATTTTCCAGAACTGAGATGCTCATAGGCACTGAGGGGATGAATAAGCTTAAGAACTCCACAGTGGCTGTATTCGGAGTCGGAGGGGTTGGGTCCCATGCAGCGGAGGCCCTGGCCAGGTGCGGGGTGGGGCGCCTGATTCTTGTGGACAATGATACGGTTTCCCTCACCAACATTAACCGGCAGAGTATTGCGCTCCACAGTACCATGGGGCAGTTTAAGACCCGGGTCATGAAGGACAAAATTGCTGACATCTGTCCCGGCACACAGGTTATTACCTTTGAGGAATTTGTGCTTCCCGATAATATAGAAAGCCTTTTTGAACGTATGAAGCACCAGATGGGACAGGGCAGCTCTGTGGATTATATCCTGGATGCCATAGATACCGTGACAGCCAAACTTGCCCTGGCAGGCTTTGCCGCCTCCCACGCTGTCCCTGTGATCGCTTCCATGGGTACCGGCAACAAGCTTCACCCGGAACTCTTTCGTATATCCGATATCTCCCAGACCTCTGTATGCCCCCTCTGCAAGGTAATGCGCAGGGAACTAAAAGCCAGGAACATCAGGGAACTAAAGGTCTGCTGGTCGCCGGAACAGCCTCTTACCCCCGGACAGACAGCGGAGGATACCGGGTGCCGCCGCGCCACTCCCGGAAGCATTTCTTTTGTACCGCCTGTGGCCGGACTTGTTATTGCAGGAGAAATCATAAGGGATATCTGCGGGCTGGCTTAG
- a CDS encoding Rpn family recombination-promoting nuclease/putative transposase, with the protein MGKWHKGRIRRFFREGKKKVDLQLKQLADSGRPLDISLTNDFAFKKTFRNKTALTGLLSSLLDIPAGEITSLEFPDTFLHGEYADDREGILDVKVRLNHCKKVNIEIQLLSHPFWEERSLFYISRMYTEDFLKGQNYDALEECIHISILGFPRKGTEHFYSVIRLMDDKTGCVYSGKISLRVLYLSQLVSCSEEEKQTEIYHWAKLISARDWEVLKDMAKRNRYMKEAVEELERLNADKELRYLYLERLKAASDEATMQSYYKRLAEDAQKNGLERGLSQGLEQGLSQGLEQGLSQGIKALIKDNLEEGKDKKVILAKLEKHFSLTEKEAEAYFDMYNNMS; encoded by the coding sequence ATGGGAAAATGGCACAAAGGGCGTATCAGACGTTTTTTTAGGGAAGGAAAGAAAAAAGTGGATTTGCAGCTAAAACAGCTGGCAGACAGCGGAAGGCCCCTGGATATAAGCCTGACCAATGACTTCGCCTTTAAGAAAACATTCCGCAACAAGACTGCGCTGACAGGGCTTTTAAGCAGTCTGCTGGACATTCCGGCAGGTGAGATCACCAGTCTGGAATTCCCGGACACATTTCTCCACGGGGAATATGCTGATGACCGGGAAGGAATACTGGATGTAAAGGTGCGCCTGAACCACTGTAAGAAAGTGAATATAGAAATACAGCTTTTGTCACATCCTTTTTGGGAAGAACGGAGCCTCTTTTATATCAGCCGTATGTATACAGAAGACTTTTTGAAAGGCCAGAATTATGATGCGTTGGAGGAGTGTATACATATCAGCATCCTGGGATTTCCACGGAAAGGAACAGAGCATTTTTATTCGGTCATACGGCTTATGGATGATAAAACCGGGTGTGTCTATAGTGGCAAAATCAGCCTGCGTGTGCTATACTTAAGTCAACTGGTTTCCTGCAGTGAGGAGGAAAAACAAACAGAGATATATCACTGGGCAAAGCTTATATCCGCCCGTGACTGGGAGGTGCTTAAAGATATGGCAAAGAGAAACCGTTATATGAAGGAAGCGGTGGAGGAACTGGAACGCCTGAATGCCGACAAAGAACTGCGTTATCTGTACCTGGAGCGCCTTAAGGCAGCCAGTGACGAAGCTACCATGCAAAGCTATTATAAGAGGCTTGCAGAAGATGCGCAGAAGAATGGGCTGGAGCGGGGCTTGTCGCAGGGATTGGAACAGGGCTTGTCGCAGGGATTGGAGCAGGGCTTGTCACAGGGCATTAAAGCCCTTATAAAAGATAACCTGGAAGAGGGGAAAGACAAAAAAGTCATACTGGCCAAGCTGGAGAAACATTTTTCATTGACAGAAAAAGAGGCGGAGGCCTATTTTGATATGTATAACAATATGAGTTAG
- a CDS encoding YitT family protein — translation MGQILRISAFINQWKKDRRVRTGITVAAVFVSALIQSYALQVFVRPAGIISGGFTGMAMLVERLGELNGLNIPMQVTMIMLNIPVAVLCCKGISFRFTIFSLVQVFLSSIFLQIFNFSPIFTDEVLNVIFGGVIFGSAIVIALRGNASTGGTDFIALFVSNRTGHSIWSYVFFGNAVMYCFYGAIFGWKHAGYSIIFQFISTRMISAFHHRYELVTLQATTMKGQQVVDAYISHFRHGMSCVEAMGGYSKKKMYLLNTVISAYEVNNAIHIMQEADEHIIINVLRTQQFVGRFYRAPLE, via the coding sequence ATGGGACAGATTCTGAGAATCTCAGCTTTTATCAATCAATGGAAGAAAGACAGGCGGGTAAGAACCGGTATCACAGTGGCTGCGGTGTTTGTATCCGCCCTCATCCAGTCCTATGCACTGCAGGTTTTTGTGCGGCCGGCCGGTATCATATCCGGTGGATTTACAGGCATGGCCATGCTTGTGGAACGGCTGGGGGAATTGAACGGGCTTAATATTCCCATGCAGGTCACCATGATTATGCTGAATATTCCGGTGGCAGTCCTGTGCTGCAAGGGAATCAGCTTCCGTTTTACCATATTTTCCCTGGTGCAGGTATTCTTAAGCAGTATTTTTCTGCAGATATTCAACTTCAGCCCCATCTTTACAGATGAGGTGCTGAATGTTATTTTTGGCGGCGTCATCTTTGGAAGTGCAATCGTCATTGCTCTCAGGGGAAACGCGTCCACCGGAGGCACGGACTTTATAGCCCTGTTTGTATCCAACCGCACCGGGCACTCCATCTGGTCCTATGTGTTTTTTGGAAATGCTGTTATGTACTGCTTTTACGGTGCCATTTTCGGCTGGAAGCACGCGGGATACTCCATTATCTTCCAGTTCATCTCCACACGCATGATTTCCGCCTTCCACCACCGCTATGAGCTGGTTACCCTTCAGGCAACCACCATGAAGGGGCAGCAGGTGGTGGACGCCTATATCAGCCATTTCCGCCATGGAATGTCCTGTGTGGAAGCTATGGGAGGGTACAGCAAAAAGAAAATGTACCTTTTAAATACAGTCATATCAGCCTATGAGGTAAACAACGCCATCCACATCATGCAGGAAGCAGATGAACATATCATTATCAATGTGCTGAGGACACAGCAGTTTGTAGGCAGGTTTTACCGGGCGCCCCTGGAATAG
- a CDS encoding TrmH family RNA methyltransferase, with translation MINSTSNKQVKRVVSLRSKAKARREEGMYVVEGLRMCRELNPEDVDALYVTENFAGDADNRKWMGRFRPETVSDVVMNVMADTQTPQGVLAVVRQKRYTMDDIVKPAPDGRSLAIMVLETIQDPGNLGTIIRAGEGAGITGIVMNHDTADIYNPKVIRSTMGSIFRMPFVYADDLQDACLLMKNRGVRLFAAHLKGMNNYDQEDYTDNVGFLIGNEANGLTEETTSLADCLVKIPMEGKVESLNAAIAASVLMFETARQRRSCSVPAETA, from the coding sequence ATGATTAACAGTACATCAAACAAGCAGGTAAAGCGTGTTGTGAGCCTGAGAAGCAAAGCAAAGGCCCGGCGGGAAGAGGGCATGTATGTGGTGGAAGGCCTCAGAATGTGCAGGGAGCTGAACCCGGAGGATGTGGATGCCCTGTATGTTACGGAGAACTTTGCAGGGGACGCGGATAACAGGAAATGGATGGGGCGGTTCCGGCCGGAGACAGTCAGCGATGTGGTCATGAATGTTATGGCAGATACGCAGACGCCCCAGGGAGTGCTGGCCGTGGTGAGGCAGAAGCGCTATACCATGGATGACATTGTAAAACCAGCACCAGACGGCAGGTCTCTGGCCATCATGGTACTGGAGACGATACAGGACCCCGGAAACCTTGGTACCATAATCAGGGCAGGAGAGGGCGCTGGTATCACCGGCATTGTTATGAATCATGATACGGCAGATATATATAATCCAAAAGTGATACGCTCCACGATGGGATCCATATTCAGGATGCCCTTTGTGTATGCAGATGACCTGCAGGATGCCTGCCTGCTCATGAAAAACAGGGGGGTGCGTCTTTTTGCGGCCCATCTGAAAGGTATGAATAATTATGACCAGGAAGATTATACTGACAATGTGGGCTTTTTAATTGGAAATGAGGCCAATGGTCTTACGGAGGAAACCACCTCGCTGGCAGACTGCCTGGTGAAGATTCCCATGGAGGGAAAGGTGGAATCCCTGAACGCTGCAATTGCTGCTTCCGTTCTTATGTTTGAGACAGCCAGACAGAGAAGAAGCTGCAGCGTCCCGGCGGAGACAGCATAA